In one window of Candidatus Sulfuricurvum sp. RIFRC-1 DNA:
- a CDS encoding superoxide dismutase → MKHNLMELPFEQTALQPYISAETIAYHYGKHHAGYVNKLNSLIEGTEYEEKPLEYIVKYAHNAIFNNAAQIYNHDFYWKGLKNIPSAPSVELLGLIERDFGSMKAFKDTFLTAGAALFGSGWVWLSISKEKRLEIKMTSNADTPIRHGDTPLLTCDVWEHAYYIDYRNTRQEYLSNWWKLINWNFVSDNLSDFMNDPIAGYNQPCNAINSVCEYVDFMQNNERTPS, encoded by the coding sequence ATGAAACATAATCTTATGGAATTGCCCTTTGAGCAAACTGCATTACAGCCTTATATTTCCGCTGAAACAATCGCTTATCATTACGGTAAACACCATGCCGGATACGTCAACAAACTCAATTCTCTTATCGAAGGGACAGAATACGAGGAAAAACCGTTAGAGTATATTGTCAAATATGCGCACAATGCTATTTTTAATAATGCGGCTCAAATCTATAACCATGATTTTTACTGGAAAGGGCTTAAGAATATACCCTCTGCCCCTTCGGTAGAACTTTTAGGGTTGATCGAGCGTGACTTTGGTTCAATGAAAGCGTTTAAGGATACTTTTTTAACTGCCGGTGCAGCTCTTTTCGGTTCGGGATGGGTATGGCTTAGTATTTCGAAAGAGAAGAGATTAGAAATTAAAATGACCTCTAATGCCGATACACCGATACGTCACGGAGACACCCCTTTATTGACCTGTGATGTCTGGGAACATGCCTATTACATTGATTATCGAAACACTCGCCAAGAGTATCTTTCAAATTGGTGGAAACTGATCAATTGGAATTTTGTTTCAGATAATCTTTCAGATTTTATGAATGATCCGATTGCAGGTTATAATCAACCGTGCAACGCTATAAATTCAGTCTGTGAGTATGTTGATTTTATGCAAAACAATGAGCGTACACCTTCTTAA
- the cysN gene encoding sulfate adenylyltransferase subunit CysN, which translates to MAHQSDLIATDIEGYLKEQEHKELLRFITCGSVDDGKSTLIGRLLHDSKMIFEDQLETIKNDSKKSGTTGDKIDLALLVDGLQSEREQGITIDVAYRYFSTDKRKFIIADTPGHEQYTRNMATGASTADLAIILIDARYGIVTQTRRHSYIVRLLGIRNVVVAINKMDLLNFDQEVFDKINAEYRAFAEGLGIKGIYSVPLSALDGDNVVTKSDRTPWYQGSTLLEILEEVPLASASVEGPFRMVVQYVNRPNLDFRGFAGTIASGTLRVGDSITTYPSLKKATVKSIVTYDGDLESASTGEAVTLTLNEEIDISRGNVLIKTDESILQSNAIKANLVWMDEERFLPGKSYLFKRASTVTTVYADGIDYRVDVNTQERHDAVDLGLNDIGSVRLVLGEAIAFDLYEENREMGGFILIDKITNNTVAAGMITQSAEKERAVQSTVSEFEIELNALIRRHFPHWNAAIIE; encoded by the coding sequence ATGGCACATCAATCAGATTTGATAGCCACCGATATCGAGGGTTATCTTAAAGAACAAGAACACAAAGAGTTGCTCCGCTTTATTACCTGCGGGAGCGTGGATGATGGTAAAAGTACGTTGATAGGGCGTCTGTTGCACGATTCAAAAATGATTTTCGAAGATCAGCTCGAAACGATAAAAAATGACAGTAAAAAGTCGGGGACGACAGGGGATAAGATTGATCTGGCACTTCTTGTGGACGGTTTGCAGAGTGAACGGGAACAAGGGATTACGATCGATGTGGCGTATCGCTACTTTTCAACCGATAAACGCAAGTTTATCATCGCCGACACACCGGGGCATGAACAATATACCCGTAACATGGCGACAGGAGCCTCGACAGCGGATTTAGCGATCATTTTGATCGATGCTCGTTATGGGATCGTGACGCAAACGCGCCGTCATTCGTATATTGTCCGTCTTTTGGGGATTCGCAATGTCGTTGTGGCCATCAATAAAATGGATTTGCTGAATTTCGATCAAGAGGTATTTGATAAGATTAATGCCGAGTATCGTGCATTTGCTGAAGGACTTGGAATCAAAGGTATTTATTCGGTACCGCTTTCGGCACTGGATGGAGACAATGTGGTCACGAAAAGTGATCGCACCCCTTGGTATCAGGGATCAACACTTTTGGAGATACTTGAAGAGGTTCCCCTCGCATCTGCCTCGGTTGAGGGGCCGTTTCGTATGGTGGTACAATATGTCAATCGTCCGAATCTCGATTTTAGAGGATTCGCTGGAACGATAGCATCAGGAACACTGCGTGTAGGGGATTCTATTACAACGTATCCGTCGCTCAAAAAGGCAACGGTGAAATCGATTGTAACGTATGACGGGGATTTGGAATCAGCCTCAACCGGAGAAGCGGTAACGCTTACATTGAATGAAGAGATTGATATCAGTCGCGGAAATGTTTTGATTAAAACGGATGAGTCTATTTTGCAAAGCAATGCGATCAAAGCAAATTTGGTATGGATGGATGAGGAGAGATTTCTCCCGGGTAAAAGCTATCTATTTAAACGAGCATCAACCGTTACGACCGTGTACGCGGATGGAATTGACTATCGTGTCGATGTCAATACCCAAGAACGTCATGATGCAGTGGATTTAGGGCTCAATGATATCGGATCGGTCCGTTTGGTTTTGGGTGAAGCGATTGCCTTTGATTTATACGAAGAAAATCGAGAGATGGGGGGCTTTATCCTCATCGATAAAATTACGAATAATACTGTAGCTGCCGGAATGATTACCCAAAGCGCGGAGAAGGAGAGAGCGGTACAAAGTACCGTATCTGAATTTGAGATAGAGCTAAATGCTCTTATACGGCGGCATTTTCCGCATTGGAATGCTGCGATAATCGAATAA
- a CDS encoding EAL domain-containing protein — translation MKKESIVFYRLIALAIGTFLFSGIAVWILQANGLTESIPLHAVLETSGSIIALFFALFIFKFDNNKYYLSRFHFVSIALIAIAVIGLFHAMSLPGSMFVWLHTIGMFVGSILIFGVFIPERRVSAFFYIALPVSAVTLSVVIALILLNQGEKLPAAIINGHFSESESAINNLSALFFFFASIRFAYHYRQKHQNEDIYFFVLALLLSGAAFLFQYSQLWGATWWYWHFMRLSGFFFVLLYFIRLIEEKNKLFVSREIQSGAIEFSADAIITKSLSGIIQTWNTASENLFGYTADEAIGRSVSILYLPSSESKENDNIAQIKDGASFKQYETVFMTKNGSYVNASVTLSPIKDSNNTIIGLSKIVRDITEHEKSQRELRKLSQAIEQSPNSVIITDNEANIEYVNAAFTAATGYSLDEVIGKNPRLLQSGKTLPSAYSDLWNQLKQGKSWHGEFMNQRKDGTQFIEEVKIAPIFQADGSISHYMAMKDDITEKKHIEERIHYLANYDLLTGLPNRSQFIERITYFINVAKRQNSEFAIMFLDLDHFKDINDTLGHSIGDALLVELAKRIQECMRNEDTVSRLGGDEFIFMLPNTTTQGIVTVAEKLLENITKPFSAEHNELIVTASIGIAIYPIDGTDPETLSKNADTAMYQAKLNGRNNFRFFTKVMQKSLERNIQLTNALRHALEKDQLHVVYQPQVAITDAHIIGAEALLRWNHPELGAISPLEFISIAEENGLILPIGEWVLRSAVKQAKEWIDRGFAPMIVAVNLSAVQFRHSHLPELVTKILEEFGLPSEYLELELTEAVTMHDPKSAFAVMDNLHERGIRMSIDDFGTGYSSLSYLKKFKVYKLKIDQSFIRDITTDSEDKAIVNAIISMAHSLGLQVIAEGVETIEQLDYLREEGCDEIQGYYFSKPLSAESFNTFIAAQLKK, via the coding sequence ATGAAAAAAGAGAGTATTGTTTTCTACCGTCTAATCGCTTTAGCTATTGGAACCTTTTTGTTTAGTGGGATAGCCGTATGGATTCTTCAAGCGAATGGATTAACCGAAAGTATTCCCTTACATGCGGTTTTGGAAACATCCGGCTCCATTATTGCACTATTCTTTGCTTTGTTTATTTTTAAGTTTGACAATAATAAATACTATTTAAGCCGATTTCATTTTGTCTCTATTGCCCTTATAGCCATCGCAGTAATAGGGCTTTTCCATGCTATGAGCCTTCCGGGATCGATGTTTGTTTGGTTGCATACAATCGGAATGTTTGTCGGGAGTATTTTGATTTTCGGTGTATTTATACCGGAGCGAAGAGTCTCTGCCTTTTTTTACATTGCACTTCCTGTGTCCGCTGTTACGCTTTCAGTCGTTATTGCTCTAATTTTACTCAATCAGGGGGAGAAGCTTCCTGCCGCAATTATTAATGGACATTTTTCAGAGAGTGAAAGCGCTATAAACAATCTATCTGCGTTATTTTTCTTTTTTGCTTCTATCCGCTTTGCATACCATTACCGACAAAAACATCAAAATGAAGATATTTATTTTTTTGTTCTTGCATTGCTATTATCAGGTGCGGCATTTCTTTTTCAATACTCCCAACTTTGGGGAGCGACATGGTGGTATTGGCATTTTATGCGATTAAGCGGTTTCTTTTTTGTGCTCCTTTATTTCATCCGTTTAATTGAAGAAAAAAATAAACTTTTTGTCAGTCGGGAGATACAATCGGGTGCAATTGAATTTTCAGCTGATGCTATTATCACAAAATCACTGAGTGGAATAATTCAGACGTGGAATACAGCATCTGAAAATCTCTTTGGATACACGGCAGATGAAGCGATCGGGAGATCAGTTTCTATACTTTATCTTCCATCTTCAGAGTCTAAAGAAAATGACAATATCGCTCAGATCAAAGACGGAGCATCGTTTAAGCAGTATGAAACGGTATTTATGACCAAGAATGGTTCGTATGTTAATGCTTCCGTAACGCTTTCTCCGATCAAAGATTCAAATAATACGATTATCGGGCTCTCAAAAATCGTTCGTGATATTACCGAGCATGAAAAATCCCAAAGAGAACTGCGTAAACTCTCCCAAGCGATTGAGCAAAGTCCAAACAGTGTCATTATCACAGACAATGAAGCAAATATCGAATATGTAAATGCCGCTTTTACAGCGGCAACCGGATATAGCTTGGATGAAGTAATCGGAAAAAATCCCCGTTTACTTCAATCCGGAAAAACATTGCCATCTGCGTATAGCGATTTGTGGAATCAACTCAAGCAGGGAAAAAGCTGGCATGGAGAGTTTATGAATCAGAGAAAAGACGGAACACAATTCATAGAAGAAGTGAAGATCGCTCCCATTTTTCAGGCGGATGGAAGCATCAGCCATTATATGGCGATGAAAGATGATATTACAGAGAAAAAGCATATTGAAGAGCGTATTCACTATCTTGCCAATTATGATCTTTTAACCGGGCTTCCTAACCGGTCTCAGTTTATTGAGCGCATTACCTATTTTATCAATGTCGCAAAACGTCAAAACAGCGAATTCGCCATTATGTTCTTGGATCTTGACCACTTTAAAGATATTAATGATACTTTAGGGCATAGCATTGGAGATGCTTTGCTTGTTGAATTGGCCAAACGGATCCAAGAGTGCATGCGTAATGAAGATACTGTCTCTCGCTTAGGGGGAGACGAATTTATTTTTATGCTTCCTAACACAACGACACAAGGTATTGTCACTGTGGCAGAAAAACTTTTAGAAAACATTACTAAGCCTTTTTCGGCTGAGCATAATGAACTAATCGTGACGGCATCCATCGGCATCGCCATTTATCCCATTGACGGGACAGACCCTGAGACTCTTTCTAAAAATGCAGATACCGCAATGTATCAGGCAAAGTTAAATGGGCGTAACAATTTCCGATTCTTTACCAAAGTGATGCAGAAGTCTTTGGAACGAAATATTCAACTTACCAATGCATTACGTCATGCACTGGAAAAAGATCAACTGCATGTAGTCTATCAACCGCAAGTCGCAATAACGGATGCACATATCATCGGTGCAGAAGCATTGCTGCGGTGGAATCACCCAGAATTAGGGGCTATATCCCCTTTAGAATTTATTTCGATTGCAGAAGAGAACGGTTTGATTCTCCCTATTGGAGAGTGGGTATTGCGCAGTGCGGTAAAGCAGGCGAAAGAGTGGATTGATCGTGGATTTGCTCCAATGATTGTAGCCGTCAATCTCTCTGCGGTACAATTTCGTCATTCTCATCTTCCTGAACTGGTGACAAAGATACTGGAAGAATTTGGTTTGCCTTCGGAATATTTAGAACTTGAGTTGACGGAAGCGGTTACCATGCATGATCCGAAAAGCGCTTTTGCCGTCATGGATAATTTGCATGAGAGAGGGATACGGATGTCCATCGATGATTTCGGAACCGGATACTCCTCTCTTAGTTATCTTAAAAAATTTAAAGTATACAAACTCAAAATTGATCAGTCATTTATTCGGGATATCACTACGGATTCTGAAGACAAAGCCATTGTAAACGCTATTATTAGTATGGCTCATTCGTTAGGTTTACAAGTAATAGCTGAAGGTGTGGAAACCATAGAACAGCTTGATTATCTCCGTGAAGAGGGTTGTGATGAAATACAGGGATATTATTTTAGTAAGCCTTTGAGTGCTGAATCGTTTAATACGTTTATAGCAGCTCAGTTGAAAAAATAA
- a CDS encoding YcaO-like family protein, giving the protein MNLVSKNAPVEESIKKMESILSEMGCIVSYSQEKHPLNNCYSVNLASLEAPKHIYSNGKGIYSQASTASALGEYIERLQTNNFFIDFHLPQRKYYPDEAAFEFGGGYLNRELMELFDPNSELSMDELLDFNSDYEDKIVALPFHKLSSDEVVYFPINILSNLYVSNGLATGNTAQEAQVQAMSEILERYAKIEIIKNGYALPHYSDEFLQQFERLYSDLMKLRELGYIVNVLDASLGGKYPVTAISFINPENATLFVSFGAHPILEVSLERTMTELMQGRGLENLESFEVPTFDMSVVSESFNLESHFIDSNGKMGIQFLSAKKSFELAAWGYSGESTAEEFAYLSAIFASMGKDVYIRDYNYLGFYSCQMIVPGVSEVYPIDDLIYNNRNRGKAYREVILNVAGYDPETVLDEIEALEDHLNVEKFIGVIFEENFTIGELKAQLHLSLGNIEEAISYLEFSTNTMSVLIVELIQMAEFGLEFSDYVHALYALYSAERVDKAVSIVNGEELFVSTALHADYQNMLAMYDRLELKKVAGL; this is encoded by the coding sequence ATGAATTTAGTCTCTAAAAATGCCCCCGTAGAAGAATCCATTAAAAAAATGGAGAGTATATTAAGCGAGATGGGATGTATCGTTAGCTACTCGCAAGAGAAACACCCCCTCAACAACTGCTACTCGGTGAATCTCGCTTCACTTGAAGCCCCAAAACATATTTATTCCAACGGTAAAGGGATCTATTCACAAGCCTCTACGGCAAGTGCATTGGGTGAATACATCGAACGGCTTCAAACCAACAACTTTTTTATTGATTTTCACCTCCCCCAGCGGAAGTATTATCCCGACGAGGCGGCGTTTGAATTTGGCGGCGGTTATCTGAATCGTGAGTTGATGGAGTTGTTTGATCCCAATAGTGAACTGAGCATGGATGAACTCCTCGATTTTAACAGCGATTACGAGGATAAGATCGTCGCATTGCCGTTTCATAAACTCTCCAGTGATGAGGTGGTCTATTTTCCGATCAATATCCTCAGCAATCTTTACGTCAGTAACGGGCTTGCTACGGGGAATACGGCTCAAGAGGCACAAGTGCAGGCGATGAGTGAAATACTGGAGCGGTATGCGAAGATAGAGATTATCAAAAACGGTTACGCTTTGCCGCATTACAGCGATGAATTTTTGCAGCAGTTTGAGCGTCTTTACAGCGATTTGATGAAATTACGCGAATTAGGCTATATCGTTAATGTTTTGGATGCGTCATTAGGTGGTAAATACCCTGTGACCGCAATTTCATTTATTAACCCAGAAAACGCCACACTTTTTGTCTCATTCGGCGCTCATCCAATACTGGAAGTGTCGTTGGAACGGACGATGACGGAGCTGATGCAAGGACGCGGATTAGAAAATTTGGAGAGTTTCGAAGTACCGACGTTTGATATGTCGGTTGTCTCCGAGAGCTTTAATCTGGAATCGCATTTTATCGATTCCAACGGCAAGATGGGGATACAGTTTTTGAGTGCCAAAAAGAGTTTTGAGTTGGCTGCATGGGGATACAGCGGTGAAAGTACCGCAGAGGAGTTTGCCTATCTCTCTGCTATCTTTGCTTCGATGGGTAAAGATGTCTATATTCGAGATTACAATTACCTCGGCTTTTATTCTTGTCAGATGATTGTCCCCGGAGTTTCCGAGGTGTACCCGATCGATGATTTGATTTACAACAACCGTAATCGGGGTAAAGCGTATCGTGAAGTGATTTTGAACGTTGCAGGTTATGATCCTGAAACGGTGCTGGATGAGATCGAAGCGCTCGAAGATCATCTGAATGTTGAGAAATTTATCGGGGTTATTTTCGAGGAGAATTTCACTATCGGAGAGCTCAAAGCTCAGTTGCATCTATCGTTAGGGAATATCGAAGAGGCGATAAGTTATCTGGAATTTAGCACCAATACGATGAGCGTTCTGATTGTTGAATTGATTCAAATGGCGGAATTTGGGCTTGAATTTAGCGACTATGTCCATGCACTTTATGCTCTTTATAGCGCTGAGCGAGTTGACAAAGCGGTAAGCATTGTAAACGGAGAAGAGCTTTTCGTTAGTACTGCTTTACACGCTGATTATCAGAATATGCTTGCCATGTACGATCGGCTGGAACTGAAAAAAGTTGCCGGACTTTAA
- a CDS encoding thiamine pyrophosphate-dependent enzyme — protein sequence MNTRFDRIVEDNAWCPGCGNFSILSHLKEALDEMGLDPNQTVVVSGIGQAAKTPQYMHVHMFNGLHGRALPIAQGVKVSNPSLTVIAEGGDGDMYGEGGNHFISAIRRNADIINIVHNNMVYGLTKGQASPTSQRGFKTPVQTQGVHVEPFNPIATAISLDASLVIRTFSGNKEHCKAMLKIAIAHKGYVLIDIFQPCVTFNKTNTFKWFKENVYLLESDYNPEDKVKAFEKSLESHPFPIGVIYKSPQKVVLEDALRDESQSGDMPLYSHEVDFQRLNEEMEKTI from the coding sequence ATGAATACGCGATTTGATAGAATCGTAGAGGATAACGCATGGTGCCCCGGATGCGGTAATTTTTCCATTCTTTCGCATTTAAAAGAGGCGTTGGATGAGATGGGGCTTGATCCGAATCAAACGGTGGTGGTTTCAGGGATAGGGCAGGCGGCGAAAACGCCCCAATACATGCATGTCCATATGTTCAACGGACTCCACGGCAGGGCATTGCCGATCGCGCAGGGGGTGAAAGTCTCCAACCCCTCTCTAACGGTAATCGCCGAAGGGGGGGATGGCGATATGTACGGGGAAGGGGGAAACCATTTTATCTCCGCGATCCGAAGAAATGCCGACATCATCAACATCGTCCATAATAATATGGTTTATGGGTTGACCAAAGGGCAGGCCTCCCCGACGTCTCAGAGGGGGTTTAAGACACCCGTACAGACGCAGGGGGTTCATGTCGAGCCGTTTAATCCCATCGCTACGGCAATATCGCTTGATGCATCGCTCGTTATCCGGACGTTTTCGGGGAATAAAGAGCACTGCAAAGCAATGCTTAAAATTGCCATTGCTCATAAGGGGTATGTTTTGATCGATATTTTTCAGCCGTGCGTTACGTTTAATAAAACCAATACCTTCAAATGGTTCAAAGAGAACGTTTATCTTTTAGAGAGTGACTATAACCCTGAGGATAAGGTCAAAGCGTTTGAAAAATCGCTGGAGTCTCATCCGTTTCCGATCGGAGTTATCTATAAAAGTCCGCAAAAAGTTGTGTTGGAAGATGCTCTTCGGGATGAAAGTCAAAGCGGAGATATGCCGTTGTATTCGCATGAAGTTGATTTTCAGCGGCTTAATGAGGAAATGGAAAAAACCATTTAA
- a CDS encoding DUF2061 domain-containing protein, whose protein sequence is MGEKHYRSVIKAISWRTVGTIDTMIVSYFITGDLVMAVSIGSIEVVTKMFLYYLHERAWNKTNFGRVKVVENDYQI, encoded by the coding sequence ATGGGAGAAAAACATTATAGAAGTGTGATTAAAGCTATTTCATGGCGTACCGTAGGGACTATAGATACCATGATCGTATCCTACTTTATCACAGGGGATTTAGTGATGGCCGTCTCAATCGGCTCCATCGAAGTGGTTACGAAGATGTTTTTATATTATTTACATGAACGAGCATGGAATAAAACGAATTTCGGTCGAGTCAAAGTGGTCGAAAACGATTATCAGATATAG
- the cysK gene encoding cysteine synthase A, with translation MKIAANVTELIGNTPLITLNHFSDGLTTIIGKCEFMNPSGSVKDRIGCNMILQALQRGEITEESVIIEPTSGNTGIALASVAASLGLKLILTMPSSMSLERRRLLAALGAQIVLTEPEKGMGGAVVKAIELGNSIPGAVVLQQFNNPDNSQIHRETTAEEIWRDTDGQIDIFVAAIGTGGTITGVGEILKKYNPNIQIIAVEPDASAVLSGELAGPHKIQGIGAGFIPQVLNRGIYDEIIRITNDEAITTARTIAKTEGLLVGISSGANVAAAKKIAERPENRGKKIVTILCDTGERYLSTELYEYPSENT, from the coding sequence ATGAAAATTGCAGCCAATGTCACGGAACTGATCGGAAATACACCGCTCATTACGCTAAACCATTTTTCGGACGGATTAACAACGATCATAGGAAAATGCGAATTTATGAATCCATCTGGATCGGTTAAAGACCGAATTGGATGCAATATGATCCTCCAAGCCCTACAGCGTGGTGAGATTACCGAAGAGAGTGTTATTATTGAGCCGACAAGCGGGAATACCGGGATCGCCTTGGCAAGTGTCGCCGCAAGCCTGGGTTTAAAATTAATTTTGACAATGCCAAGTTCAATGAGCCTGGAGAGACGACGTCTTTTGGCGGCCTTGGGTGCGCAGATCGTTTTGACCGAACCTGAAAAGGGGATGGGCGGAGCCGTAGTCAAAGCAATCGAGCTTGGGAATTCAATTCCCGGAGCGGTTGTTTTACAACAGTTTAACAACCCTGATAATTCCCAGATTCATAGAGAAACGACGGCGGAAGAGATTTGGAGAGATACCGATGGGCAAATCGATATTTTTGTCGCGGCTATCGGAACGGGCGGAACGATTACCGGTGTGGGAGAAATACTCAAAAAGTATAACCCCAACATTCAAATCATTGCGGTAGAACCGGATGCTTCAGCGGTACTTTCGGGAGAGTTGGCAGGTCCTCATAAAATACAGGGGATTGGGGCCGGTTTTATTCCTCAAGTGCTTAATCGGGGTATTTATGATGAAATCATTCGAATCACGAATGATGAAGCGATTACAACAGCAAGAACGATTGCAAAAACGGAAGGACTTTTAGTGGGAATTTCATCGGGAGCCAATGTGGCTGCGGCGAAAAAGATCGCAGAACGTCCTGAAAATCGAGGGAAAAAGATCGTAACGATTTTGTGCGATACCGGAGAACGGTATCTAAGTACGGAGCTTTATGAATACCCCTCTGAGAATACGTAA
- a CDS encoding phosphoadenylyl-sulfate reductase gives MKNDFELLNAWFEDASIETVLSHFLQTYKGRIALASSYGVEDQVLTDLMVKIDPVAKIFSLDTGRLPEETYTLMDQTNRKYGINVEVFCPDKTSLEELYKSQGINGFRESIENRKACCQVRKLEPLRRALSGLEVWITGLRRSQSPTRETMQLVEWDEANGLIKLNPLIEWSEQMVWDYVIENKVPYNVLHDQGYPSIGCAPCTRAIREGEDLRAGRWWWENPEHKECGLHIKRK, from the coding sequence ATGAAAAACGATTTTGAATTATTAAATGCGTGGTTTGAGGATGCATCGATCGAAACGGTACTTTCTCACTTTTTACAAACGTATAAAGGCCGGATTGCTTTAGCTTCGAGCTATGGTGTGGAAGATCAGGTTTTGACCGATCTGATGGTAAAAATTGATCCGGTAGCAAAGATTTTTTCACTCGATACGGGAAGACTTCCTGAAGAGACGTATACCCTGATGGATCAAACGAATCGAAAATACGGGATTAATGTCGAGGTTTTCTGCCCCGACAAAACGAGTCTCGAGGAGCTTTATAAAAGTCAGGGGATTAACGGGTTTCGAGAGAGTATCGAAAACCGAAAAGCATGCTGTCAGGTTCGAAAGCTAGAACCGCTGCGCAGGGCTTTGAGCGGCTTAGAAGTATGGATTACAGGATTACGCCGATCTCAATCTCCTACACGTGAGACGATGCAACTCGTCGAATGGGATGAGGCAAATGGCCTGATAAAACTCAATCCTCTCATCGAGTGGAGTGAACAAATGGTCTGGGATTATGTGATAGAGAATAAGGTCCCTTACAACGTGCTGCATGATCAAGGTTATCCGAGTATTGGATGCGCACCGTGTACGCGAGCAATACGCGAGGGAGAAGATCTCCGAGCCGGACGATGGTGGTGGGAAAATCCTGAGCATAAGGAGTGTGGACTCCACATAAAAAGGAAATGA
- the rd gene encoding rubredoxin has protein sequence MKKYECNVCGYIYDPAVGDPDGGIAPGTAFEDIPDDWVCPVCNVGKEDFSELLE, from the coding sequence ATGAAAAAATATGAGTGCAACGTATGCGGCTACATTTATGATCCGGCAGTAGGAGATCCTGATGGCGGGATCGCTCCCGGCACCGCATTTGAGGATATCCCCGATGATTGGGTATGTCCGGTATGCAATGTCGGAAAAGAAGATTTTAGTGAACTTTTAGAGTAA
- the cysD gene encoding sulfate adenylyltransferase subunit CysD — MISQERKTHLKALEAEAIHIMREVVAEFDNPAMLYSIGKDSSVMLHLAIKAFYPAKLPFPLLHVDTTWKFKEMIEFRDRRIKELGLTLLTHVNPDGIARGINPFIHGSAVHTDVMKTEGLKQALNYYEFDAVFGGARRDEEKSRAKERIYSFRDKNHRWNPKNQRPELWNIYNGRVHKGESIRVFPLSNWTELDIWQYIYLESIPIVPLYYSALRPVVERDGVKIMVDDERFPLQEGEVPSIENIRFRTLGCYPLTGAVNSDATTLPDIIQEMLLTKTSERQGRLIDADSSGSMEKKKIEGYF, encoded by the coding sequence ATGATTAGTCAAGAACGAAAAACACATCTTAAGGCATTAGAAGCCGAAGCGATTCACATCATGCGCGAAGTGGTCGCGGAATTTGACAATCCGGCAATGCTTTATTCGATCGGTAAAGATTCATCGGTGATGCTTCATTTAGCGATCAAAGCATTTTATCCGGCAAAGTTGCCATTTCCATTACTGCATGTCGATACGACATGGAAGTTCAAAGAGATGATCGAGTTTCGTGATCGTCGTATTAAAGAGTTGGGATTAACGTTGCTAACCCATGTAAATCCCGATGGGATTGCACGGGGGATCAACCCTTTTATCCACGGAAGTGCCGTGCATACCGATGTGATGAAAACCGAAGGGTTAAAACAGGCTTTGAATTATTATGAATTTGATGCCGTTTTCGGCGGTGCGCGTCGTGATGAAGAGAAAAGTCGGGCAAAAGAGCGGATTTATTCGTTCAGAGATAAAAACCATCGATGGAATCCGAAAAACCAGCGTCCTGAGTTGTGGAATATCTACAACGGACGGGTTCATAAGGGGGAGAGTATTCGTGTATTTCCCCTCTCGAACTGGACGGAACTCGATATTTGGCAATACATTTATCTCGAAAGTATCCCGATTGTTCCGCTTTATTACTCGGCGTTGCGTCCGGTCGTTGAACGTGACGGGGTAAAAATAATGGTGGATGATGAGCGGTTCCCGCTCCAAGAAGGCGAAGTACCAAGCATCGAAAATATCCGTTTTCGAACGTTAGGGTGTTATCCGTTGACCGGTGCGGTGAACAGTGATGCTACAACGCTTCCGGATATTATCCAAGAGATGCTTCTGACAAAAACGTCTGAGCGCCAAGGGCGTCTGATCGATGCCGACAGCTCAGGTTCCATGGAGAAGAAAAAAATTGAAGGATATTTCTAA